The genomic segment TATAATGTTCTGTTCATATATTTAAGGAACAAGTTTGTCCAACATCATAGACAAAATCCTTATTCCAGTTCAACATCATCTATCATCTAATATAGTCTTGTCTattccaatttcatctttttcatTCTATCCATCATAAAGGCATCCTTAGACCTACTTCCTAAGATGTTCATACGTTAACAATTACCTTTTCAATTTATCACTTGTTCTTGTTATAAAAGGTAGATTTTTTGGAATTACTAGTTTTGTCTCAGTTCCAGTTTTCTAAGGGgtgattaatatttatttcatcaagattaattGTAAGATTGTGACGTTGATATGCAACAACCACttcatattcttattttttctttcatggatttttttgggcttgttaaatatcatttttgtttttgatttctattttttatttttgctatcaaatttttaaaaaacaatatatgaaatttgtttattttagttttccttctttgaaaaataaaattgataacaagttttgaaaataaaaagggttTAAAAGTTTGACCATGTTGAGGGTTTGGGTAGGGACCTAATTTAAGTTACTTAGAATTCAGGCAAGGACATGGTCTGAGGCACTCAATATTTTTGTTCAGAACCAATAATCAAGTACTTAGAGATTAGTTTAGGACCAAGTCTGAGGTCTCAAGTGTGGTCTGAGGATTAAGTATGGGGTTAGTTGGGGATTAAATTTGGGTTGCTCGAGGGTTGATCCAGGACTAGGTCTAAGATAGAGTGCTAGGTTGTACTTGTTTAGTATcctgagataaaaaaaaaacaaatacaaaaaagacaagaacatgtttaattgaagagatacaaatataaaataaatttgtctcttgaagagttttttaatgattttttgtacttttaaaagaaaacatacaaTGAGACATATCTTCTTTATCTCATTATCTGTATCTTTTCTATCCTAAGATAGTAACCAAACACTACTTTAAGAAACTAGAAATTGGTACAAGGTCGGGTATGAGGTGCTCGAGTTTTAGTTTAGGACCAAGTACGGGGTGCCAAAGAATCAATTCGAGACTAGAACTAGGGTATTTGCGCCGTGGTTCAGGATTAGGTTTGGGGCACTTAGGGTTTAGGCTAGGACTTGATTCTAAGCATTTAGATCTTAAGACAAAACTTGTTTTAAATGGCTCGTGGTTAGGAATAGGATTAGGTATGGGGATGAGAACTAAATTGGGTCGTTTCGGGTTAAAGCAAGACCTGGTCTAAagattttaagaatcaaatcCAGGTCATCTAGAGTTTGAACCTAGACTGGGTCTAGAGTGCCTATGGTGTAGACTACACCTTGGTTTAAGTCACATGGGTTTGGGTTTGGAGGTTTagtgcaaaaaaatcaaagatcgAGCTACGATTAAGTATAAGATTTTAAGGTGTAAGGTCATGATTAGGTCCAAAATGTTATAAGGTTGGGTCAAGGGCTCTTAAGTTTCGAGTACAGGGAGTCCAACGATCAGTCCTGATAATTTGAGTATTGAGGCTAcgtgttttttttgaaaaacaaagaagctaaaacaaaaaaaatagttaactGAACaagtttcatatatatatttttttaaaaaatacttaaaattgagaaaaaaaccctagaaatgATATCAGACAACCCTTTACTAAGTAAAATTATTGTGATGATAAATATTTATGCTTATGTTATACGTAGATGATTATTAGTACTACTTTTTATTTAGTATATCATCAGTATTATCACCCATGCTATACAACAGGTAGAATTTCAAGTTAGTTTTGAACATAATAAAAGAATGTGTTAATGTTGCAGATccatttttaaatatcatgattgctttttaatttaaaaatgtaaacATGCTATTTACTTTACAGCCAATATATCAAGTCaatttttattgtgaaaaaaatacattatggatatgttttcatgtatcattttttttaattgagaaatgaaaatatattatttatactttatgaaataaaataagaaatatataagctgataaattaaaaaaagagctattaatactaattaaatactaaagTGGAAATGTAATCTTCATAGTATAAATAACAGATAGATGCATATACAAATGTTTTACATtaactattctttttattttaaatgttttgatttattttatctcaatggttaaatgttgttgttgttaatagcaaatgatttttttttatatagaaacatcatacaaatacaaataattcatataaactataaaatgaaaataatttaatataaatcaaactaaTCCCTTCGACGAATCAtgcaacttaaaaaaaaatataagaagttcaattactatttaaaaaacaaagttaattcaatttatttaagaaataagagagatgacataaattaatatttaaatggaAACAATGAATGaaagggtaaaaataaaaataaaaacataaaaaaggttAGATGTTGATGGTTTGCCCATACACATGgctttaaagaaaataaactcatATATGCCTAAGGCTGgaagcatagttttgaaacccagcCCGGCAGGTCAACTCGGGACCCAGGCATATGACCGGTCCAGGTTTAAGTAAAAACCCGCCTGGAAGTTGGCCTGGCGAAACCCTGTCGACCCGGGTAAACCTGGCTGAGACCCAACCTAAGGAGTGTGCTGGCACTATCCGTAGTCAAGATGAAGAAGTCGGGCTAAGGACTCTTTACCCTCGATTCTTAGCATCTCAAGAAGACGATCCTCTAGAGAAGAACATCTGAAACTCGATCTCTTGAAATGAATACCCCTTCCTCGGCTTCTGCCATTTACTTGAACAAGCAAAGAAAGACTTCAAAGAAGGTAGGAACTTACTCCTCTTCTCCTTGAATACGTGCTTGCTACTGCAGCAGCTAGAGAGTAGCTTATGTGATTCACTCCTTAAATTAATAATTGGCTTACTTGCTTTTGAGTTTTGAGAGGACAGGTTGTTTATGAAGAGGAGAAGACAGACGCAAGACTCATCTCAATGGATGCGAGACAGCATAGGATGTGAGAGCTGCGGTGCTGTGGTTAGGCACGAGAAACTAGGAGAGAGAGATAGGTCGTGAAGttttagagagaaagagatttttttgggttgactcAGGTCAACCCATTTAACCCGTGACTTGATCATTGTACCGGGTCGTCTATCgggtcgggtttaaaaactatggctAGAAGCATAAGCTTgtatctattttcttttcccttcaaGAGTGGTCcactcttgtattttttttatagcaagCAACAAGTTATTTTTCTAGTCATCTCTAGTGATGAGAAAACCAGGGTCGATatttttgaaatctaaaaacctaatttttagcttatttttatatgaaaacacCATATAAAcctcaaaaaatcatttaacaACTCTAAAATATCCCAAAatcctctaaaaaataaaaattaactgaatcaaaatatattgaacGACATCCAATATACTTTAACTATCATGTTTAAAGGGACAACTACCTCCTCTCAAGAAAAGGGATCCATTTATACAAAGATCATccttttttatggttaaaatgTGGCTAaacaacaactttctctctctttttttttagcgAGTCTCTCTTTCATCTCTCAAACTcatagattgaaaaataaacaagataaacttttagatcaaaataaaaaaattcaaaaactttgaGATTAATCAcatattttctttatcttttacattatggtcccttttcttttaattttatcattttactatatttaatttttctcataaatttatatgacaaaaggagaaaattaaaaaaagtatgatgatgaaatataaaagagaagaaaatgaaaaaagaaaaaagaaaaaagaaaaaagaaaaaagggcgAGAGGTAGTGAACCTTCACTAATTAGTTCCTTTAGTTGTTTGTATAATTTATTGTtgcaaatttttatataaataagccatgaatgaaaaataaatttcaaagcgtaatttgaataattaaatgatatagGTTtggtagaaataaaaagaaaaggaaagtaatGATTggattctataaaaaaaagtaattgttgGATCAACTATCAATTGGAAATTACctactaattataaaaaaaccttaagagGTGAAGTTTTTACACTAATGACATGGGCTCTATATGCACTCTCTTACAATCCATTCTGGATTGGaggagtgttttttttcttcttattttggtCCCCAAATTGTTTTCATTAACTAAGTCTTTCAGTTAGAAAATCGATGGCCAATTGCTTCCTTTTTGTTGGCCatggataaattaaaagaagaatgatCAATATATAAAAGGCACCAAAAATGAGTAGGTTCAAAGTTGGCAAGAAaagttcaatttaatcctcTAACTTTCTAATTTGTAGCCATTTGGttccctaattttttttgcaatttaattttggtgtaaaaattcaattttattttttaagtccaTGGTATGatagagggagggagagggggGGGGGAGATCATCAAATTCCAGTGATGAGAGATAAAGTCATCAATCACACCACTTTTTGCCACCAAAATGGTTGTTCGTGGTGTCTACGAGTTTCATGCAATGAGATGAGTTTGATGGTAGTTGTTTAGAGTTTCAttgtaatctaaaaaaatagatcaaagtCAAGGAAGATAAATCTAACTCgatttgattttgggttttttgaaatttttttttgggatttttagGGTTGATAAATTGGTTTTTAGAAGTTTTAAGGGTGTTGGTAAGATTTTTTGGATTAAATGACTTTAAAATGGGATTTTTAAAGCGAAAAAACCTATAACCTTGATTTTTTTGCCACCATAGTGGTGACTGGAATTTGGGTTAGTAGACAACACATCATCTGTCTTAGTAGGTGATGTATCATCTgcctattttttataataaaaagggCGGGTGACAGGTTGTTCtctcctttaaaaaataaaaaataaaatcagaccTAGACGTGCGAGCATAAGCTTAAAGGCCCACATGCCTGGGCTCTTCCTTTTAAAAGCCTAGACATTCTGGGTCATAGGCCGCACACTTGTGCTCTTTTTTTGGCTATTTATATTtaagtttaatataaatttaagaaaaataaaatttattgaacccGGTTGAGTCCATGACTTAGATCGCAAGTTTTGATAGGTGAAGCCACAATGTCTAggctatttttttgttgtttagtgCTTTTTTTGTCCCTcaatttaaaagcaaaatacaATTTCTCCATTTGTtatagttgatttatttttttaatttaaaaatacaaaataaaatttcatcatttgttatCAATGATCTTCTTTTGCTATTTCAGTTCCCCATGTCtatctaggttttttttcttttaaaaaatatttttgagtgtTGATTTTCACCAACAACAATGAGTTAATTAAGgatcaagttttttaatttaatttttttataagattatttcgTGTGTTTCGTAGGTCATCCTGAGTTAACCTaagtaaatttaatatatttttatgttattattaaataaaaatatttttcaatatgtgTCAATTTTGAATTAtagttgaaattattttttaaaaaataaattaactatacctagatatttgtttttagttttcaaataaaattctgTCATGGACTGCAACGTAGCTTAAGAGTAATTATATATGGGCTTGTGTGGAGAGTGGCAGTAGAGACTGCTCCCCTGTTAGTTGACAGTCAATTTTCAGGCCATTTTCTTTCGTTAAATTTATGATATCAAGTTCTTTACcagttttgttaattaaatccttttttttttaattaaattttctctGTTTGATATGGTCATCCCTTGATATGTCACCAAGACCTGCATGCCATGCCGACACCTTCTTGTGCGCTCACATGCCTTGCTCAAAGAATGTTTGCGTTACATagcaaattaaatttaagtgCGATTGTGAAATTGAAtaaaccttttttatatttaagatgtatattgtattttttttatatcataaaacaagaaaaatatatctaatataGTTATATCATATAACTTTATGCGTTACATagcaaattaaatttaagtgCGATTTGTCTTgtataaatatcttttacacCTTCGAATTTGATCTTCtcgtaaattatttttaaaatagaaaaaagtttTAACCCTTTAATCATTTACAAGATAAGTAAGAGGTTActctatattttaaataaaatatattactcTAGCAATGGTGGAGTTAGTccacaaaatataatatttgaagcatattatttttcaaacaaattattttttagaaattgtttttttaaaggtatAATTTAACTGATCagattttaagtttgttttttaaaaatcatcaatctaaatattataaatcttaaaattattaaaaatttatctgatctttaatattaaattttaaaaaattaattaaaaaatatataaattgataaaaatatttttaataaaaaaaatctagtaatAAAAGGACCCAAATCCCAAAATCGAAGTGGTAAATTCCATGCAGGTCTGTTTGGGACAATCCGAAGGACACACATTAGGGCCAAAAAGCTGCAAAGCCAGCAAGGGATTACCTAAAATGAAACAAACAAGCAAAGGTGGCATTGCCTACTTACACTTGTCTCTTAGCTCCTTTTAGAAAATTTAGCACAtaatttagagagagaaatgaaatctgactgagagagaaagaaaatgagagtgAGTGAGTGAGAGAGATCCTGAGAGTAGGTGTAGGAATGAAAAGAGGAGAGTGGAGCGAGAATTTGGGCATAAGAAAAAATCGAGAGAAAAATTGTATCTGATATTCTTAAATAGTGCTTTAGATTTTGCATGGTTTGAATTTTTCTAccacttaatttttctttaagtaATTTGCTTCTCCGACAATAAGATATGAGAAAAATCAGAAACGTCCTCagattctctctctctacacTTCCAAGTCCCTactttgtttctctctctctctctctctctctttaattttctaGCTTGAAGGCTGGCTTGGTTGAGGGGTTTTTGCTCTCTCACTCAATCATACCGATCTTGACACCATACCTTGCGAGATTTTTGGTAATCTTTTTCTGTTTGTTtcctttcttaatttcttgaaaCTGGGTCCTTAAAGTTGTCTAGATTTTGCTGTTGTAATCGTCAGATTTTGATTTCATATTATGGTTTCTTCCAACTCAAGATTTGGACATGttgtctttctctctctctaaatcttTGTATCTGGCTTCTTTAACTTCTTCTGAAACTCTTTCCTTTATAACAAGACTAGCCGAGGAAGAACAATACATATAGCGGTGCGGTATTATTAGTACTAGCAGCTGCagcaaaatcaagatttattgTGTGTGGCTGTCTAAATCCTTGCATGTTGATGACAAGAAAGTTCCAAGAAGAGCAGAAACAGGAACAATGGTATATATACTGACACTAGCATGGAAAGTGAGGGtgatgtcttcttcttcttcttttttattagggtTTCCTTTGAATTCTTGAAAACTTTCTTTTATggaagataattataacaatggCTCAAGAAGAACAAACCAAGAAATGTAACACTAGTAGTGATGGTAATGGTGATGGTGGTATTAGAAGTGGCCACATTAGTAGATCTTCTAGGAAGCACAAGCAAAAGAAAGTGCCACAAAGAGGGCTTGGTGTTGCCCAACTAGAGAAGATAAGACTAGAAGAGCAACAAAAGAACGATGTCTCTGTAAATCTGCCTTCTCCAGCTCCTATATCACAAATTAAGCCTTCCAATCTCTCTATGCCAATTCCAAATGTTTATGAATCTCGTTCTACTTCAATCCCATATCTTCCTGATCTCTCATCTCCAAATTCAATGTTTAGGCCTCAGAATATAGAACTAATCAAATCAAACAGTACTATTCCATCGGAAAATTCGGTGGGGTGGCAATCAGCTGCTGTTCAAGGGCAAAACAATATGCCTAAGATGTGGAATTCTAGTGATTACAAtcttgaaaaggaaaattgtgGGGTTGATCCTGCACTTGCTTTTCGGTCTAATTTGAATTTACCTTATGAATCCAACCCCATTTGGCCTCTTCCTAGTTTGATGCAAAGAGCACAGCAACATGGAcaacattcttcttcttcttcatgctCAATGGTAAGATTATAGTTCCTTCTAAATACGTGTGTGGTTTCTTAATTTCCTTAAATTTAATGTGATCTTTTTTGTGTAAATCCTATATAATCTTGCTTTGCATTATATATTTCGTGGAAATTGTGTAGGTAAATGCCTCGTCAGGAAGTTCATCATCATCTTTGCAAAATCCTCAGATGGAGCCCCCTTCAAACCAAAGCTATTATGACAACTATATACCTGTTTGGATAGAGGAAGAGAAGGTGATTTAACTCTTCTCTTAATCAGTGAGTTAATGAATGCAATAGTACACTTTAactcattatattttttctttagtttttagtATAATCAATTAAGATTTCTCTTTAACAATAATGCTTAATACAATTCAAAGGGGGGGAAAATGGAACACGCCAATTTGTAAATGTCCTGATGGgaaatttttattggttttgaattgACTGAAAATAATGGGAAGCATTTTTTGCTGTTTGTGAATCTGTTTCACATCCAAGTATAGATGGTTGGCAAGAAGAGACCGCATCCCTTTTCGCTAGGCTATCCACCAGGTTCTTCTTTCCACTGCTACAAGTGTCCCACAAATACCTCATTTGGCAATGGAGGCTTGCATAATTTCAGTTTCAGCAGCCGAAATTGcaggtttttttcttattcttcatGGCATACTTGGATATTCTACTTTACAAGTGTTTTTATTGTATACCACTGTGCCCATTTTAGAGAAGACTCCTCGTGTTCTACTTGTATCTTGGAGCCCACttcaaagaaaatcatcaaagaaaatgGGGCATGCAATGCAGATTTCCTCACTCCAGCCGCTCCTCCTGCTACAACTTTGACATTTACAGACTTCAAGCTCAAGCCTTCAGCTTATCTGGACttccataactttgaatccttTGATTTCGATTCACTGCCGTATCAAGTGAGATTGCCTAAACAGCAAACCATTTCActcgttttattttttgtattaagaaatattatccacttactttcctttttctctcatGAATTTGTTGAAGGGTAACGTGGAAGATCGAATTCTCCAGCAGCCAGGAGCAATTGTACCAAATCAACAGCAGACCTACTATTGCTTCCTGCCCCCAGCAATAATGCAAATTGGCCATCCAACAAAGTCTAGTAATGGTTACACTGGTGATGAAGTAGgagaaaatattgatttgaatttgaagTTATGAACAACTTATATAAAGTAGCTTACTTTTTCTtcgtttttctctctcttttgctCACCTCATGTGCTATCTGAGGAAGGCCAGCTGTTTCTCTCCATGAGACTATATGTAGTAGGCAGTCCTTGACTCCCTTTTCCCATTAATAACTTTTGAAGAAGAGTGAATATGTATAAATATGGATTTGTAGCTAAGAGTTTGAAAGTGACTCCTAAATCTTGGCCATGTGAGGgcaagagagaagagagagactGGGGAGGTTAggagttttagaattttttttatgaccaAGTGATGAATTTGGTTTAGGTTTTGGGatttcttgtgtgtgtgtgtgtgtgtgtgtgtgtgtgtgtgtgtgtgtgtgtgtgtgtgtgtgtgtgagagagagagagagagagagagagagagagagagagagagagagagaggattaaGGATCTCTTTCAAACtcttagttttatatatatatatatatatttgattcagTAAAtaagtgttaattttaaatatttaaaaatatacaaaattattttatatattattatattaattttgaaatggAACATGGAAAGAAACTGATATAAGAAtgattattgaaataatattaacaaattattaaaacgTTATTAAAAATGTTGAAATAAACATGAACTTTGGATCAATTTGGTacaaaaattcatgtaaaaacatgaaaataaaattgagtatTGTACATAGAAAACATTGCTATCATGATTTGAGTTGCTAGACTACCCTTCCTTATTAAGaacttaaaacaaattaaacaagaagaagaaataaaggaGGATGAGAGATCCAGCCACCACCATAGGCAACCGGCCACGGCAGCTTCAATTAGAGCCGCCATGAATTAGGGGGTATTTTCCCGTGGAGAtggaataataaatattatgttttaaattgttttttatttaaaaatacattaaaataatatatttttttattttttaaatttatttttaacattaacatttcaaaacaatttaaaaactcaaaaaaaaaattaaaattttagagaagTCAAACACGCCCCTATGTAATATGAAATAGGATCTTAggtgcttttattttattttatttttgtgtgaaaaatgatgctttttaattaatttatttttttcaatcatttattCCAAGTTCATTT from the Populus nigra chromosome 1, ddPopNigr1.1, whole genome shotgun sequence genome contains:
- the LOC133692750 gene encoding uncharacterized protein LOC133692750, whose translation is MAQEEQTKKCNTSSDGNGDGGIRSGHISRSSRKHKQKKVPQRGLGVAQLEKIRLEEQQKNDVSVNLPSPAPISQIKPSNLSMPIPNVYESRSTSIPYLPDLSSPNSMFRPQNIELIKSNSTIPSENSVGWQSAAVQGQNNMPKMWNSSDYNLEKENCGVDPALAFRSNLNLPYESNPIWPLPSLMQRAQQHGQHSSSSSCSMVNASSGSSSSSLQNPQMEPPSNQSYYDNYIPVWIEEEKMVGKKRPHPFSLGYPPGSSFHCYKCPTNTSFGNGGLHNFSFSSRNCREDSSCSTCILEPTSKKIIKENGACNADFLTPAAPPATTLTFTDFKLKPSAYLDFHNFESFDFDSLPYQGNVEDRILQQPGAIVPNQQQTYYCFLPPAIMQIGHPTKSSNGYTGDEVGENIDLNLKL